The sequence GAGGCTCACGTCGAGCGCGTCGCGGCGCAGCGTGACGGACGCGACGCGCGTCGCGTCGAACGTGGTCTCGATGCGCTCCTTCAGTTCGATGTGCAGCATCGTCATGCTCCTTGCGCGAGCAGCAGCGCGCGCAGTTGCTCGCGGATCGTCTCGCGCGTGTGGGTGAGCGTCTTCGCGGCGACGTAGTGCTCGTACGCCGGGTGTTCGTCGACTTCGCCCGCCGCGATCCGCGCGAGCAGCGCCGCTTCGTCGGCCGCGCCGAATTCGGCGAGGAGGCGCTTGCGATCCTCGCGCAGGTCGTAGAGCAGGCGGCTCAGCGCGTCGATCTGCTGCGCCGCCTCGTTGGGCAGGTTGCGGAAGAAATGCGTCATCTCGTCGTCCTCACATCGTCTGGTCCTTGACGACGCCGCCATCCGTCGTCGCCATCTCGGGGGTGATCTCGTCGAAGCGGTAGAGCTTGCCGCCCTCGGTTTGCGCGAAGCGCGCGGCGTCGGCTTCGGAGGCGAACGACGCGAATGTCTGGCCCATCGCGCCGAGCTTCTTCGAGCCGATCACGTAGATCGCGCGCTTGGCGTCGATCCAGTGGCCGACCGGGTGCCGCCAGTCGGCCGCGGCCATGTCCTGCACGTAGAGCGCGCGGACCTTGCGGTCGTGCTCGGGGCGCAGATAGACGGAGAAGAGGCCGAGCGTGTCGCAGAAGAAGTCCGGCTGGCCGTCCGCGTAGACGATCTGCGCCTTCGGGCCCGGGTAATCCTTCAGGCTCATGCCGTCGAGCACGCTGACGGTCGCGTCGGTGATTTCGCGCGGCGCGGGCGGCGTTTGCGCATCGTGGCCGCAGGCGGCGACGAGGACAGCGGCGGCGAGCGCGGCGACGGCCGTCCTCACGGCGGCGGGGATGCGGCGGTGTTTCATCGATTGAATCTCCAGGCGGCGAGGCCGAGCGGCGCCACGATCCACGCGAGCATGACCGGGCCGAGAAAGAGCGGCGACGCGAGCGCGGCGGGAAACGCGCTGACGGCGCCGAACATCGTATGCAGATCGCCCGGCCGAAGATGTTCAGGATGCGGAACACGTCGGCGGGATTGAGCAGCAGCAGCGGCGGCAGCAGCGGGCCGATCCCCGCGCCGCCCGTGAGCACGAGCGCGCCGAGCAGCAGCAGGTCGTAGACGAGCACGAAGAAGAACCACAGCGCGATCGCGACGCCGCTCGCCGACGTGCGGCTCGCGCAGAACGCCGACGCGCACACGGCGATGCTCAGGAACACCCAGCCGAGCAGCACCGCGCTCACGACGAAGCCCGCGTACTGATACCAGTCGGCGACGGGCACGCGCGCGGCGATCACCGCGCCCGCCGCGCCGAAGCCCGCGAGCGTCGCGCAGGTGAGGGCGGCCGCGAGGCCGGCGTACTTGCCGACGAGCAGCTCGGT comes from Burkholderia savannae and encodes:
- a CDS encoding nitrous oxide reductase accessory protein NosL, with the translated sequence MKHRRIPAAVRTAVAALAAAVLVAACGHDAQTPPAPREITDATVSVLDGMSLKDYPGPKAQIVYADGQPDFFCDTLGLFSVYLRPEHDRKVRALYVQDMAAADWRHPVGHWIDAKRAIYVIGSKKLGAMGQTFASFASEADAARFAQTEGGKLYRFDEITPEMATTDGGVVKDQTM